Genomic segment of Planctomycetia bacterium:
TGTTCCCACACCATTAATCTCGGCTTTCGCGGTACGCAGGAGCGGCAGGCATGATGACCGGGATGTGGGAACATACTTGGCGGGAGCTGTTCTTCCGCGGCGGCGAGGTGATGTGGCCGATCTTGGTTTGCTCGATCCTCGGGCTGGCGATCGCCGCGGAACGCGTGCTCGTCTTCTGCTGGTACTTCACGCCGTATCACGGCTTGGTCCGGGCGCTGAAGCGGCAGATCGAACACGGCGATCTCGCGCGAGCCCGACAGATCGCCGCGCTGCGGCACGGCCCGATCGCGCGGGCGGCCGAGTCGTATTTGGAACACATCCACCTCACCTCGGCGGCGCGCGAAGATATCGTCGGCCGAGTCGTGTCGGAGAACGTCTCGAAGTTGGAGACCCGGCTGCATTGGCTGTCGATCATCGGCATCCTCGCGCCGATGCTCGGGCTCTTGGGCACGGTCGCCGGCTTGGTCGAAGCGTTCAACGAGATCG
This window contains:
- a CDS encoding MotA/TolQ/ExbB proton channel family protein, with amino-acid sequence MMTGMWEHTWRELFFRGGEVMWPILVCSILGLAIAAERVLVFCWYFTPYHGLVRALKRQIEHGDLARARQIAALRHGPIARAAESYLEHIHLTSAAREDIVGRVVSENVSKLETRLHWLSIIGILAPMLGLLGTVAGLVEAFNEIERAGGQVQPKDLASGIWAALLTTVFGLVVALPALAVYHLLENRVNTILLQCQWMVSHLNEWLHKQPSLALEGGEHIDTMPDERLTSVGGG